A single region of the Marinobacter salinisoli genome encodes:
- a CDS encoding transporter substrate-binding domain-containing protein — MKASAGHLLGLLLLVLASASQAQQSSGSRTIVVGGDHNYPPYEFINDQGQPDGYNTELTRAIAEVMGIEVEIRLGPWEEMRRRLEAGDIDVLQGIGRSDTRMEQYDFSPPHAVITQSVFARKGDDRITDLSELAGKSVIVQAGGVMQDYLAQNVPEARAVSVETHADALRLLASGQHDYALVANLPGLYLERELELSNLYAAGKPFGALEYGYAVPKGERALLAQFSEGLAILENTGRQQAIYDEWLGPLEQPGPDWKRIGLAAGVLSALLMLVLGGSIVWNRMLKREVARRAAELELQQQRLIQADKMTSLGVLVSGVAHEINNPCSLLLLNLPVLKETFDDVDEILEQHYQAHGDFSIGGLAYSRMREEIPLMLDDMLAGTQRIRRIVDDLRDFARQGTASLDESVDLNEVVATAVRLLDNTIRRSTEHFRVDYGDGLPAVRGNTQRIEQVVVNLIVNACQALESPEQEITVITRFLPKTRELRLEVVDQGKGIDPDNLCAIFDPFYTTKRDQGGTGLGLSISANILEDHGGQLVYESELGKGTRVIMSLPVTP, encoded by the coding sequence GTGAAAGCCTCCGCCGGCCACCTGTTGGGCCTGCTGTTGCTGGTTCTGGCCAGTGCCAGCCAGGCCCAGCAATCCTCCGGCAGCAGAACGATTGTGGTTGGGGGCGACCATAATTATCCCCCGTACGAATTCATCAACGACCAGGGCCAGCCGGATGGCTACAACACCGAGCTGACCCGGGCCATCGCTGAAGTCATGGGGATTGAGGTGGAAATACGCCTTGGCCCCTGGGAAGAAATGCGCCGGCGCTTGGAGGCCGGTGACATCGATGTCCTGCAAGGTATCGGGCGCTCGGACACTCGGATGGAGCAGTACGACTTCTCTCCCCCGCACGCGGTGATTACGCAGTCAGTCTTTGCCCGCAAGGGCGATGACCGGATAACGGACCTGTCTGAGCTGGCGGGTAAGTCGGTGATTGTGCAGGCTGGCGGCGTTATGCAGGATTACCTCGCGCAGAATGTGCCGGAGGCCCGGGCTGTGTCGGTCGAAACCCATGCCGACGCCCTGCGTTTGCTCGCCTCAGGTCAGCACGATTATGCTCTGGTAGCCAATCTCCCCGGGCTGTACCTGGAGCGTGAACTCGAACTCTCTAACCTGTATGCGGCGGGCAAACCCTTCGGTGCGCTGGAATACGGTTACGCGGTTCCGAAAGGGGAGCGAGCACTGCTGGCCCAGTTCAGTGAAGGGCTGGCGATTCTTGAAAACACCGGCCGACAGCAGGCGATCTATGATGAGTGGCTGGGGCCGCTTGAACAGCCGGGGCCAGACTGGAAAAGGATTGGCCTTGCCGCTGGTGTGCTGTCGGCCCTGCTCATGCTGGTTCTGGGAGGCAGCATTGTCTGGAACCGGATGTTGAAGAGGGAGGTGGCGCGCCGCGCTGCCGAACTGGAGTTGCAGCAGCAACGGTTGATTCAGGCTGACAAGATGACATCGCTGGGGGTGCTGGTGTCCGGGGTGGCGCACGAGATCAACAATCCCTGCAGTCTCTTGCTGCTGAATCTGCCGGTGTTGAAAGAAACGTTTGATGACGTGGATGAGATTCTGGAACAGCATTACCAGGCTCACGGGGACTTCTCCATAGGCGGGCTGGCGTACAGCCGGATGCGGGAGGAAATCCCCCTGATGCTGGATGATATGTTGGCGGGGACCCAGCGTATTCGAAGAATTGTCGATGACTTGAGGGACTTTGCCCGCCAGGGAACCGCGAGCCTGGACGAATCGGTCGATCTTAACGAGGTGGTTGCCACTGCAGTTCGCCTGCTGGACAACACCATTCGTCGGTCGACGGAGCATTTTCGGGTGGATTACGGGGATGGGTTGCCCGCGGTGCGCGGTAACACACAGCGGATCGAACAGGTGGTGGTAAACCTGATCGTCAATGCCTGCCAGGCGCTGGAGTCACCGGAACAGGAAATTACCGTTATCACCCGCTTCCTGCCCAAGACGCGGGAACTCCGCCTGGAAGTCGTCGATCAGGGGAAAGGGATTGATCCGGACAACCTGTGCGCTATTTTCGACCCCTTCTATACCACCAAACGGGATCAGGGCGGGACCGGATTGGGGCTGTCGATATCGGCGAACATCCTGGAAGACCATGGTGGTCAGTTGGTTTATGAATCGGAACTGGGCAAAGGAACCCGTGTCATTATGTCGCTACCGGTAACCCCATGA
- a CDS encoding sigma-54-dependent transcriptional regulator yields the protein MSASSMVATRNPGFGILMVDDEAPFLRSLSMALERRAGYNHLYRCEDSREALGIIAREPIGLVLLDLTMPHLSGEELLQQITEEHPDVGVIIISGLNQVETAVRCIRLGAFDYFVKTTEEDRLIEGVRRAVAMQEMRLENQAMRRKFLTDTLERPDVFARIITQDKGMRSVFQYLESVAPSGQPVLVSGESGVGKELIAGALHALSNRPGKLVCVNVAGLDDNVFADTLFGHSRGAFTGADQAREGMVEQAGDGTLFLDEIGDLSLASQVKLLRLLQEGEYYPLGSDKPKRSRARVVVATHHDLEQKQVSGEFRKDLYYRLRIHQVEIPPLRRRQGDIPLLLDHFLAEAGAELDKSKPTVPKELAVLLANYRFPGNVRELRALAYDAMSQHRAGVLSMDSFRRALDQKSLGGELTREPSAPVFSPDRPLPTLQEAADMLVDEAMRRSQGNQSIASSLLGISQPALSKRLKKKAGDGSS from the coding sequence ATGAGCGCTTCCAGTATGGTGGCCACCCGCAATCCCGGATTCGGCATCCTTATGGTGGATGACGAAGCACCTTTCCTGCGCAGCCTCAGTATGGCCCTGGAGCGGCGTGCGGGTTACAACCATCTGTATCGGTGCGAAGACAGCCGCGAAGCACTGGGCATCATCGCCCGCGAGCCGATCGGATTGGTGTTGCTTGACCTGACCATGCCGCACCTGTCTGGGGAAGAGCTGTTGCAGCAGATCACCGAAGAACACCCTGATGTTGGCGTGATTATCATCAGCGGTCTGAACCAGGTGGAAACCGCCGTGCGGTGTATCCGCCTGGGTGCGTTCGATTACTTTGTGAAGACCACCGAAGAAGACCGCCTGATTGAAGGGGTGCGCCGAGCGGTGGCAATGCAGGAAATGCGCCTGGAAAATCAGGCAATGCGCCGCAAGTTCCTGACCGATACCCTTGAACGGCCCGACGTCTTTGCCCGCATTATTACCCAGGACAAGGGCATGCGTTCGGTCTTCCAGTATCTGGAGTCGGTAGCGCCCAGCGGCCAGCCGGTGCTGGTGTCCGGCGAGAGCGGCGTGGGTAAGGAGCTGATCGCGGGTGCCCTTCATGCCCTCAGTAACCGGCCCGGCAAACTGGTGTGTGTCAACGTGGCCGGGCTGGATGACAATGTGTTTGCAGACACCCTGTTTGGCCATAGCCGCGGTGCGTTTACCGGAGCCGACCAGGCCCGTGAGGGCATGGTGGAGCAGGCCGGCGATGGCACCCTGTTTCTGGATGAGATCGGCGATCTGAGCCTGGCCTCCCAGGTCAAGCTGCTCAGGTTGCTGCAGGAGGGAGAGTATTACCCCTTGGGCAGTGACAAGCCCAAGCGCAGCCGTGCCCGCGTTGTCGTTGCCACCCATCATGACCTGGAACAGAAACAGGTATCCGGCGAGTTCCGCAAAGACCTCTATTACCGCCTGAGAATCCACCAGGTTGAGATCCCGCCGCTGCGTCGGAGACAGGGCGACATCCCGCTGTTACTGGATCACTTCCTCGCCGAAGCCGGTGCGGAGTTGGACAAAAGCAAGCCCACGGTGCCGAAAGAGCTGGCGGTACTGCTGGCCAACTACCGTTTCCCGGGTAATGTCCGGGAACTGCGGGCACTGGCCTATGACGCCATGAGTCAGCACCGGGCCGGCGTACTGTCGATGGACAGTTTTCGGCGCGCCCTCGATCAGAAGTCCCTCGGCGGGGAGCTAACCCGTGAACCCAGCGCGCCCGTGTTCAGTCCTGACCGGCCGCTCCCCACCCTGCAGGAAGCCGCCGATATGCTGGTGGATGAAGCCATGCGGAGATCCCAGGGCAATCAGTCGATTGCCTCCAGCCTGCTCGGTATTTCCCAGCCCGCCCTGAGCAAGAGACTGAAAAAAAAGGCAGGGGACGGCTCGTCGTAA
- a CDS encoding aspartate ammonia-lyase, whose translation MATVATLHQQLDSRLEKDLLGEDWVPADAYYGIQTQRACKNFDLSGIPLSHFPQLVNALALVKLACARANNELGFLDNARAAAIEGAVRKLLDGQHHDQFVVDMIQGGAGTSTNMNANEVIANVGLEMLGHSKGAYQHLHPNNDVNMSQSTNDVYPTAVRLSVILKHADLVKALASLRDAFAAKGVEFADIIKMGRTQLQDAVPMTLGQEFQSFASTLTEDIDRIAGLTELLKEVNLGGTAIGTGINTDPEYARLAVNYLSELSGFEFKRASDLVEASSDMGAFVLFSGMLKRLAVKLSKISNDLRLLSMGPRCGLNEINLPAQQPGSSIMPGKINPVIPEAVNQVAYQVIGNDLAVTMAAEAGQLQLNAMEPLIAYNVLESIRMLTQAMDMLKNRCVRGITANVERCQELVDQSIGIITAVNPYIGYENTTRIAKAALETGRGVIELVREEGLMSEEDLAEVLSPAYMIRPQRRRR comes from the coding sequence ATGGCGACCGTAGCCACATTGCATCAGCAGCTGGACAGCCGGCTCGAGAAAGATCTGTTGGGAGAAGACTGGGTGCCGGCCGATGCCTACTACGGCATTCAGACCCAGCGAGCCTGCAAGAACTTTGATCTCAGTGGGATTCCCCTGAGCCATTTTCCTCAGTTGGTGAATGCGCTGGCTCTGGTCAAGCTCGCCTGCGCGAGGGCGAACAATGAACTGGGTTTTTTGGATAACGCCCGGGCTGCCGCCATTGAAGGTGCTGTGCGCAAACTTTTGGATGGACAGCATCACGACCAATTCGTGGTCGACATGATTCAGGGGGGCGCCGGTACGTCCACCAACATGAATGCCAACGAGGTAATTGCGAACGTTGGCCTTGAGATGCTGGGGCACAGCAAGGGCGCCTACCAGCACCTGCACCCGAACAACGACGTCAACATGTCTCAGTCCACCAACGACGTCTATCCCACCGCCGTCCGGTTGTCGGTGATTCTCAAGCACGCCGATCTGGTCAAGGCCCTGGCTTCACTGCGCGATGCCTTCGCGGCCAAGGGCGTGGAGTTTGCCGACATCATCAAGATGGGCCGGACCCAGTTGCAGGACGCTGTGCCGATGACGCTGGGACAGGAGTTCCAGTCGTTTGCCAGCACTCTGACCGAAGACATCGACCGGATCGCCGGCCTGACCGAACTGCTCAAAGAGGTCAATCTCGGCGGTACCGCCATTGGCACCGGCATCAATACCGACCCGGAATACGCCCGGCTGGCGGTGAACTACCTGTCCGAACTCAGCGGCTTCGAGTTCAAGCGCGCCTCTGACCTGGTGGAAGCCAGCTCGGACATGGGCGCCTTTGTCTTGTTCTCCGGCATGCTCAAACGCCTGGCGGTGAAGCTCTCGAAAATATCCAACGACCTTCGCCTGCTGAGCATGGGGCCCCGTTGCGGCCTGAACGAAATCAATCTGCCGGCGCAGCAGCCGGGCAGCTCGATCATGCCGGGCAAGATTAATCCGGTGATTCCGGAGGCGGTAAACCAGGTGGCTTACCAGGTGATTGGCAACGACCTGGCCGTGACCATGGCCGCCGAGGCAGGCCAGCTTCAGCTCAACGCCATGGAGCCGCTGATCGCTTACAACGTGCTTGAGTCGATCCGAATGCTGACTCAGGCCATGGATATGCTCAAAAACCGATGCGTGCGGGGAATCACCGCGAATGTTGAGCGCTGTCAGGAACTGGTGGATCAGAGCATCGGAATCATCACCGCAGTTAACCCCTACATCGGGTACGAAAACACAACCCGAATCGCCAAGGCGGCGCTGGAAACCGGGCGCGGTGTTATCGAACTGGTGAGAGAGGAAGGGCTGATGAGCGAGGAGGATCTGGCGGAAGTGTTGAGTCCGGCTTACATGATCCGCCCTCAGCGTCGGCGCCGTTAA
- a CDS encoding enoyl-CoA hydratase-related protein, producing MTKLPQLTDAQLTLNERVALLTLDRHDVRNALTGTHLIDDLVDVAEWVNGCEDVSVLVITGAGSAFSAGGNIRDMAERGGDFAGDVAECAERYRKGIQRIPLAMQAVEVPVIAAVNGPAIGAGFDLANMADIRIASDSAAFGETFLNLGIIPGDGGAWFLQRLIGYQRAAELTFSGRIVQAAEAKQLGIVMEVVPAEDLLPEALRLASQIARQPPKATRLTKRLMTMAQRMELKDFLDVCACFQGMSHNEPEHLEAVERMLVAMGRK from the coding sequence ATGACCAAGTTGCCTCAGCTGACCGACGCGCAGCTCACTCTGAACGAGCGCGTGGCGCTGCTGACTCTGGATCGTCACGATGTGCGTAATGCCCTGACCGGGACCCACCTGATCGATGATCTGGTTGACGTTGCCGAATGGGTGAACGGTTGCGAGGATGTTTCGGTGCTGGTGATCACCGGGGCGGGGTCTGCGTTCAGCGCCGGAGGCAACATTCGCGATATGGCGGAACGGGGCGGTGACTTCGCGGGCGATGTAGCGGAGTGTGCCGAGCGCTATCGCAAAGGCATACAACGTATTCCTCTGGCCATGCAAGCCGTAGAGGTGCCGGTTATTGCTGCAGTCAATGGCCCGGCCATCGGGGCAGGTTTTGATCTGGCGAATATGGCCGATATCCGCATCGCTTCTGACAGCGCGGCGTTCGGCGAGACCTTCCTCAACCTCGGCATTATCCCGGGTGATGGCGGCGCCTGGTTCCTTCAGCGTTTGATTGGCTATCAGCGGGCTGCCGAGCTGACCTTCAGCGGCCGTATCGTGCAGGCTGCAGAAGCCAAACAGCTGGGCATCGTCATGGAGGTAGTTCCGGCCGAGGATTTGCTGCCCGAGGCGCTCAGGCTGGCAAGCCAGATCGCCCGGCAGCCACCGAAGGCCACCCGCCTCACCAAGCGTTTGATGACCATGGCGCAGCGCATGGAGCTGAAAGATTTTCTGGACGTGTGTGCCTGTTTCCAGGGGATGAGTCATAACGAGCCCGAGCATCTGGAGGCGGTGGAACGCATGCTTGTGGCGATGGGGCGCAAGTGA
- a CDS encoding DUF4124 domain-containing protein, which translates to MPRILAPLVLVGVCCAQAHGEVYTWKDSEGVAHFSDRPPEQASHQQVRIRRPSTVSMSDNLGQQRRVSGIREQVRELLAAPSRSTPAGSPEFADHRGERQRRCDGYRTRLARIQSQLRAGYSSKKGNTLRRQRRELSQNISRECMLR; encoded by the coding sequence CGCCCCTCGTGCTTGTCGGCGTTTGCTGCGCGCAGGCTCACGGGGAGGTATACACATGGAAAGACAGCGAGGGTGTGGCGCATTTTTCTGACCGGCCGCCCGAACAGGCATCGCATCAACAGGTCAGGATACGTCGGCCCTCGACGGTATCGATGTCTGACAATCTCGGCCAGCAACGGCGCGTCAGCGGCATCCGGGAACAGGTGCGGGAGCTGCTGGCGGCACCGTCAAGGTCGACCCCGGCCGGCAGTCCGGAGTTCGCCGACCACCGCGGCGAGCGTCAGCGCAGGTGCGACGGCTACCGAACGCGCCTGGCCCGAATCCAGTCCCAGCTCCGGGCCGGCTACTCAAGCAAGAAGGGCAACACACTGAGGCGCCAGCGCCGGGAGCTGAGCCAGAACATCAGCCGAGAATGCATGCTGCGCTAG